The following proteins are encoded in a genomic region of Maribacter hydrothermalis:
- a CDS encoding SLC13 family permease codes for MSIEIIGVFIIIAAVIILFAFEIFPMDKISFCIIAALLLTGLVSPEEAVSGFSNKAVITILCLMILAIGLEENGAISYLAKGLKILKNWPVVLATVAIMLIAGSISAFVSSTAVVIVFIKIVAELREKYQLPPGKLLLPISFASILGGSCTLMGTSTNLLVSNIAARYTGEKLGFFEFSLMGGTFLVISIGIIALFYRFLPRDTGELSDNYDLDRYLLTLTVEPESPLVDTPIGESFMYKEADITVLRLSRYGYDQNLDNHDLLIKPNDVILLHCSLENLQKMRGEGYFEVEQEEKDHFKSTKNTQIKKVADSDKKDKDESENTDKNLLLELLLLPGSRFLGKNLTELKTMLIPRAIPLAVNKRKKLRILQNRLHQSNHEFTKLHVGDRLLIQTRPEFVSNFENSNNLAVLNQYEGRTPATPFKRNLSILILIATITMAATGVFEVMTSVITGTLAMLLFKCVELNRIYEKINWQIIFLLAGMIPLGIAMSNAKADTWITEELLALMSGQQHIFIIGLLFLTTMLLSSVVSNNATAIIMAPIGISLATGLSLDPKPFILCVMFAANFSFFTPLGYQTNALIYSMGIYKFKHFLVIGGVISVVLWIVGTLLLSAML; via the coding sequence ATGTCTATAGAAATCATTGGTGTTTTTATCATCATCGCAGCTGTAATTATATTGTTTGCGTTTGAGATTTTCCCGATGGATAAAATATCCTTCTGTATTATCGCTGCACTATTATTGACAGGCTTAGTATCACCGGAGGAGGCTGTCAGCGGATTTTCTAACAAAGCGGTTATCACTATTTTATGTTTGATGATTTTAGCGATAGGACTAGAAGAGAACGGTGCAATTTCATACTTAGCGAAGGGGCTGAAAATTTTAAAGAACTGGCCCGTAGTATTAGCAACGGTTGCTATTATGCTTATTGCCGGAAGCATTTCTGCTTTTGTAAGCTCAACCGCCGTGGTAATTGTCTTCATTAAAATAGTTGCCGAGCTCAGAGAAAAATATCAACTACCCCCAGGAAAATTATTATTACCTATATCATTCGCAAGTATTCTTGGTGGCAGCTGCACACTTATGGGAACTTCAACCAACTTATTGGTCAGTAATATAGCTGCTAGGTACACTGGCGAAAAACTTGGTTTTTTTGAATTTTCGCTCATGGGAGGCACTTTTTTGGTCATTTCTATAGGTATAATTGCCCTTTTCTATCGATTTTTGCCAAGAGATACAGGTGAACTTTCTGATAATTATGACCTTGACCGTTATCTTTTAACCTTAACCGTTGAACCAGAATCTCCGTTGGTTGATACGCCCATTGGGGAAAGCTTTATGTATAAAGAAGCAGACATTACAGTTTTGCGCTTATCTAGATATGGATACGACCAAAATTTGGATAATCATGATTTACTGATCAAACCCAACGATGTCATTCTTTTACATTGCAGTTTAGAAAACCTTCAAAAAATGCGTGGCGAAGGGTATTTTGAGGTAGAACAGGAAGAAAAAGACCATTTTAAATCTACCAAGAACACACAAATTAAAAAAGTAGCCGATTCCGATAAAAAGGATAAGGACGAATCTGAAAATACGGATAAAAATTTACTGCTTGAATTATTGCTTTTACCAGGCTCTCGTTTTCTAGGTAAAAATCTGACCGAATTAAAAACCATGTTAATCCCAAGAGCTATTCCGCTTGCGGTCAATAAACGAAAGAAGTTACGTATTCTTCAAAATCGATTACATCAAAGCAATCATGAATTTACAAAGCTTCATGTGGGTGATCGCCTATTAATACAGACCAGGCCAGAATTCGTTTCTAATTTTGAAAACAGTAATAACTTGGCCGTATTAAATCAATACGAAGGTCGCACGCCTGCTACTCCGTTTAAGAGAAATTTATCCATCTTGATTTTAATTGCCACCATAACCATGGCGGCAACGGGAGTTTTTGAGGTAATGACCAGTGTAATCACCGGTACCTTAGCCATGCTCTTGTTTAAATGTGTAGAGTTAAACCGTATTTATGAAAAGATAAACTGGCAAATTATTTTTTTATTGGCAGGGATGATACCGCTTGGTATTGCCATGAGCAATGCCAAAGCAGATACTTGGATTACCGAAGAACTTTTAGCTTTGATGTCTGGTCAGCAACATATTTTCATCATCGGATTGTTGTTTTTGACGACCATGTTATTAAGCAGTGTTGTATCTAACAATGCTACCGCAATTATCATGGCACCCATAGGTATTTCTCTTGCTACTGGGTTAAGTCTAGACCCAAAACCATTTATTCTTTGTGTAATGTTCGCCGCTAATTTTAGCTTCTTTACCCCATTAGGTTATCAAACCAATGCCTTAATTTACAGCATGGGAATCTATAAGTTCAAACACTTTCTAGTGATTGGCGGAGTAATTTCTGTAGTTCTTTGGATTGTGGGTACCTTGCTTTTAAGTGCAATGTTATAG
- a CDS encoding bactofilin family protein codes for MFSDRQKPKAMNEIGGQPNRIEKNTKIKGDIISEADFRIDGKLDGNVKTSGKVVIGKDGYIHGKVECVNADIEGSFNGELLVSDLLSLKASAVIEGTVSVNKLAVEPGATFNASCTMGGGKGTNFKSANNNGTAKAS; via the coding sequence ATGTTTTCAGACAGACAAAAACCTAAGGCTATGAATGAAATAGGAGGACAACCAAACAGAATTGAGAAGAACACCAAAATAAAAGGAGATATAATTTCAGAAGCTGATTTCCGTATTGATGGTAAGTTAGATGGTAATGTAAAAACTTCTGGAAAAGTTGTCATTGGTAAAGATGGTTACATTCATGGTAAAGTAGAATGTGTAAATGCAGATATAGAAGGTAGCTTTAATGGTGAACTCTTAGTGTCTGACCTATTATCCTTAAAAGCTTCGGCAGTAATTGAAGGTACCGTATCTGTAAATAAATTGGCCGTTGAACCAGGCGCTACATTTAATGCTTCTTGCACCATGGGTGGCGGTAAAGGCACCAATTTTAAATCAGCTAACAATAATGGAACCGCAAAAGCCTCCTAA
- the porW gene encoding type IX secretion system periplasmic lipoprotein PorW/SprE, whose amino-acid sequence MNLRNKLILSGILVSMLFNACSTKKDAFINRKWHALNTKYNTLYNGDIAFEEGRTTLNDTYQDDYFDVLPVERLEVSGEIKLDSEDNNPNFLIAEEKATKAIQRHSMDIKDEERNPEIDEAFLLLGKARYFDERYIPALESFNYILNKYSESDKLNEANIWREKVNIRLENEDLAIKNLKRLMKFESLKDQEYADARAMMAQAYINLKAPDTAVQNLKIASHYTKKNPEKGRYYYIIGQLYNQLGHKDSANYAFDKVVELNRKSPRVYMINAKIEKLKNTQITTENKEEVLEYLTKMELNRENRPFLDNIYRQVAEFHLEQESDSLALVYFNKSLRATQDKPKLNALNYENLAEYNFDESIYKPAGAYYDSVLTNLADNTKKFRDIKKKRDNLEDVIKYEDIVQYADSVVTLYQMPKEEQLAYFGKHIENLQKEKEAAQKKEKDRITDGFAAFSKSKGGKENKGKFYFYNITSLGYGQNDFKNRWGNRELTDDWRWSDKSVINSENIALQNAAGANDSLNVVSEDEKFSLDYYMDRLPTDVAIIDSLKTERNFANYQLGLIYKEKFNENLLAAGKLEDVLASNAEERLILPSKYNLYKIYEEVESPLKEGMKADIIANHGDSRYAEILLNPQAVLADNSDSPEKKYESLFKKFNDQEFLQVITGAEENINRFTGDPIVPKFEMLKANAIGRLQGFELFKEALNYVALTYPNNPEGKKAEQMVAEQLPKLEPKEFSPETDSKGTSNWKVVFPFKRSNNEKALKLMELLAKSIKELKYKNIVSKDIYNLEDQFVVVHGFKSKDFALGYAELLKNNKDYRVADENFVVLSENYKIIQVHKNIIDYRNTLLTPKP is encoded by the coding sequence TTGAATCTTAGAAACAAACTTATTTTATCAGGTATTTTGGTGAGTATGCTGTTTAATGCATGTTCTACCAAAAAGGATGCCTTTATAAATCGTAAATGGCATGCCCTAAACACCAAATACAATACCTTGTATAATGGGGATATTGCATTTGAAGAAGGGCGCACAACTTTAAACGATACGTATCAAGACGATTATTTTGATGTATTACCGGTAGAACGGTTAGAAGTTAGTGGAGAAATAAAACTTGACTCGGAAGACAACAATCCTAATTTTCTTATTGCTGAAGAAAAAGCTACCAAGGCTATTCAACGCCATAGCATGGATATTAAGGATGAAGAAAGAAATCCTGAAATTGACGAAGCTTTTTTACTACTAGGAAAAGCGCGTTATTTTGACGAACGTTATATTCCTGCATTAGAATCATTCAACTATATCTTAAACAAATACTCAGAGAGCGATAAACTAAACGAAGCAAATATTTGGCGAGAGAAAGTTAATATTCGATTAGAAAATGAAGATTTGGCCATTAAGAACTTAAAACGTTTAATGAAGTTTGAAAGTTTAAAGGACCAAGAATATGCAGATGCAAGAGCTATGATGGCGCAAGCCTACATTAATTTAAAAGCACCTGATACTGCGGTTCAAAATCTAAAAATTGCATCGCATTACACAAAAAAAAATCCAGAAAAGGGTAGATATTATTATATAATAGGTCAGCTTTATAATCAACTGGGGCATAAAGACAGTGCTAACTATGCATTTGATAAAGTTGTGGAGTTAAACCGAAAGTCGCCAAGGGTTTATATGATCAATGCGAAAATTGAAAAATTAAAGAATACCCAAATTACTACGGAAAACAAGGAAGAGGTGTTGGAGTATTTGACTAAAATGGAGTTGAATAGGGAAAACAGACCCTTTTTAGATAATATTTATAGACAAGTTGCCGAGTTTCATTTAGAGCAAGAATCGGACAGCTTGGCTTTGGTGTATTTCAACAAATCGTTACGGGCTACTCAAGACAAACCAAAATTGAATGCATTGAATTATGAGAATTTAGCGGAATACAATTTTGATGAAAGTATTTATAAACCTGCAGGTGCATATTACGATAGTGTTTTGACGAACCTGGCAGATAACACCAAGAAATTTCGTGATATTAAAAAGAAACGAGACAATTTAGAGGATGTTATTAAATATGAAGATATCGTTCAATACGCCGACAGTGTCGTTACACTATACCAAATGCCCAAAGAAGAGCAATTGGCTTATTTTGGAAAACATATCGAAAACTTACAAAAAGAGAAAGAAGCAGCTCAGAAAAAAGAAAAAGACAGAATTACAGATGGGTTTGCTGCATTTAGTAAAAGTAAAGGCGGTAAAGAAAACAAAGGTAAATTCTATTTCTATAATATTACCAGCTTAGGTTATGGACAAAACGATTTTAAGAACCGTTGGGGAAATAGAGAATTAACCGATGATTGGCGTTGGTCAGATAAATCGGTCATTAATAGCGAAAATATTGCATTACAAAATGCAGCGGGAGCTAACGATAGTTTAAATGTTGTAAGTGAGGATGAAAAATTCTCTTTAGATTATTATATGGATCGCTTGCCAACTGATGTTGCTATTATTGATAGCTTAAAAACAGAACGTAATTTTGCCAATTATCAATTAGGATTAATATATAAGGAGAAATTTAATGAAAACCTTTTGGCTGCGGGTAAATTAGAAGATGTGCTGGCATCTAATGCTGAAGAGCGATTAATATTACCTTCAAAATACAATCTGTATAAGATTTATGAAGAAGTTGAAAGTCCGTTGAAAGAGGGTATGAAGGCAGATATTATAGCCAACCACGGCGACTCTAGGTATGCAGAGATTCTATTAAATCCGCAAGCGGTATTGGCTGATAATTCCGATAGTCCTGAAAAGAAATATGAAAGCTTATTTAAAAAATTTAATGACCAAGAGTTTTTACAAGTAATTACAGGTGCGGAAGAGAACATCAACAGGTTTACAGGAGACCCAATTGTACCAAAGTTTGAGATGTTAAAAGCTAATGCTATTGGTAGACTGCAAGGTTTTGAGCTTTTTAAAGAGGCACTAAATTATGTTGCACTTACATACCCTAATAATCCTGAGGGTAAAAAGGCAGAACAAATGGTTGCAGAGCAGTTGCCTAAATTAGAACCTAAAGAATTTTCTCCTGAGACGGATTCCAAGGGAACATCTAACTGGAAAGTAGTTTTTCCATTTAAAAGAAGTAATAATGAAAAGGCTTTAAAATTAATGGAGCTTTTAGCAAAATCAATTAAAGAGCTTAAATATAAAAATATAGTTTCTAAAGATATTTATAACCTAGAAGATCAATTTGTGGTCGTGCATGGTTTTAAATCTAAAGACTTTGCGCTAGGCTATGCTGAGCTTCTAAAAAACAATAAGGATTACCGTGTTGCTGATGAGAATTTTGTAGTTTTATCCGAGAACTATAAGATTATACAAGTACACAAAAATATAATCGATTATAGAAATACGCTTTTAACCCCAAAACCGTAA
- a CDS encoding AtpZ/AtpI family protein, with amino-acid sequence MEPQKPPKDNSELLRTAASLSGIAIQMGATIFLGNLLGEWLDQKFEKTYLEDTVTLLAVFLSIYLVIKKVMALNK; translated from the coding sequence ATGGAACCGCAAAAGCCTCCTAAAGACAATTCTGAACTTTTACGAACGGCGGCAAGCTTATCCGGTATTGCCATACAAATGGGTGCCACTATTTTTTTAGGTAATCTTTTAGGAGAATGGTTAGATCAAAAGTTCGAAAAAACATATTTAGAGGACACGGTTACATTACTTGCCGTATTTTTGTCCATATACTTGGTCATTAAAAAAGTAATGGCCTTAAATAAATAA
- a CDS encoding family 20 glycosylhydrolase has translation MTKILIRFIVLTLLSSVGAFAQKPFEIKAFSIYTPLPQEVDEFIKFVEEELAPNGINTVIIQVDYHYQWKSHPELQSETPLSEAHIKKMLAACKKHGINLIPQLNLLGHQSEGDYMKMLLRVYPQFDEKPHVDLSNFSWPNPDDLYCKSYCPLHPEVHNIVFDLIDELVEVFEATDYHAGMDEVFDFVDKDCPRCKGLDPAVVFANEVNKIHQHLAKKDIRLWIWGDRLLDGRSSGIGMWEASYNNTQRAIDWIPKDILICDWHYKKAIATPAYFAMKGFDVIACPWNQPEVAEAQVRMMDFLRKNNTEEMEGHIKGVMQTIWEPTSEFIKSYHDYDPNKSYEKSRVQTLKTLIETVKEVESKK, from the coding sequence ATGACAAAAATACTTATTCGCTTTATAGTTCTAACGTTGCTCTCCTCGGTAGGAGCTTTTGCACAAAAACCTTTTGAAATAAAGGCATTCAGTATTTACACTCCATTACCGCAAGAGGTAGATGAGTTCATAAAATTTGTTGAAGAGGAACTTGCTCCAAACGGAATAAATACCGTAATTATTCAAGTAGACTACCATTACCAATGGAAATCTCATCCAGAGCTACAATCTGAAACCCCTTTGAGCGAGGCGCACATAAAGAAAATGCTTGCAGCGTGTAAAAAACATGGCATTAACCTAATTCCACAACTTAATTTACTTGGGCATCAAAGTGAGGGGGATTATATGAAAATGCTTCTGCGTGTATATCCGCAATTTGATGAAAAACCACATGTTGATTTAAGTAATTTCAGCTGGCCCAATCCAGACGACTTGTATTGCAAAAGCTATTGTCCGCTACATCCTGAAGTTCATAATATTGTTTTTGATTTGATAGATGAACTTGTAGAAGTATTTGAAGCTACTGATTACCATGCGGGAATGGATGAGGTTTTTGATTTTGTAGATAAAGATTGTCCTAGATGTAAAGGTTTAGACCCAGCAGTTGTCTTTGCAAACGAAGTCAATAAAATACATCAACATTTAGCCAAAAAAGATATTCGACTTTGGATTTGGGGAGATCGACTATTAGATGGGCGTTCAAGTGGTATTGGCATGTGGGAGGCTAGTTACAACAATACGCAAAGAGCTATTGATTGGATTCCAAAAGATATTTTAATTTGTGATTGGCATTATAAAAAAGCGATTGCAACGCCTGCCTATTTTGCTATGAAAGGTTTTGATGTTATTGCCTGCCCATGGAATCAGCCAGAAGTTGCCGAAGCACAAGTGAGAATGATGGATTTTCTGCGTAAAAACAACACCGAAGAGATGGAGGGGCATATTAAAGGTGTAATGCAAACAATATGGGAACCTACTAGTGAATTTATAAAATCGTACCATGATTATGATCCAAATAAATCGTACGAAAAAAGCAGAGTACAGACCTTAAAAACTTTAATTGAAACCGTAAAGGAAGTAGAAAGCAAAAAGTAA
- a CDS encoding 2Fe-2S iron-sulfur cluster-binding protein codes for MSQFHSLTVKHIKKLTPTSVAVTFSIPKELAQTFTFTAGQYVTIKKEIKGKELRRAYSISSSTDKDGITIGIKKVDKGGFSNYANSQLKVGDTLEVMEPEGRFVFNTTKDVQNIAAFAAGSGITPIMSIAKSVLDSNPKNKFVLVYGNKSYEETMFYTDLVKLELEYANRFFVYFTNSQTREDKALFGRIDTSTVNYALLNKHKNVDFDGYYLCGPEEMIRLVQDTLVENEVDKGKIHFELFTPTEIKEELPIQADGQTSVTVLVDDEEFNFTMDKKSVILDAVLKENIDAPYSCQGGVCSSCIAKVTEGKAEMVKNQILTDKEIADGFILTCQAHPTTPTIKVDYDDV; via the coding sequence ATGTCGCAATTTCACTCACTAACGGTAAAACATATTAAGAAATTAACGCCAACTTCTGTTGCCGTTACATTTTCAATTCCAAAAGAATTGGCGCAAACCTTCACATTTACGGCCGGTCAGTATGTCACCATAAAAAAAGAAATTAAAGGAAAAGAGCTTAGAAGAGCGTATTCTATTAGTTCATCTACCGACAAAGATGGTATTACTATCGGAATTAAAAAAGTGGATAAAGGCGGATTCTCTAACTATGCCAACTCACAATTAAAAGTGGGTGACACATTAGAAGTTATGGAGCCAGAGGGTCGCTTTGTTTTTAATACTACGAAGGACGTACAAAACATTGCTGCTTTTGCTGCAGGCAGTGGTATTACCCCTATCATGAGTATTGCAAAGTCGGTTTTGGACAGTAACCCAAAGAACAAATTCGTTTTGGTTTACGGAAACAAATCTTACGAAGAAACTATGTTTTATACGGATTTGGTGAAACTGGAATTAGAATATGCCAATCGGTTTTTTGTATACTTCACTAATAGTCAAACGCGCGAAGACAAGGCTCTATTCGGTAGAATAGATACCTCGACAGTAAACTATGCGTTGTTAAACAAGCATAAAAACGTTGATTTTGACGGGTATTATTTATGCGGACCAGAAGAGATGATTCGCTTAGTTCAAGACACATTGGTAGAAAATGAAGTGGATAAGGGTAAAATACATTTTGAACTTTTTACGCCGACTGAAATAAAAGAAGAACTTCCTATACAAGCAGATGGTCAAACTTCGGTTACAGTTCTTGTTGATGATGAAGAGTTTAATTTTACAATGGATAAGAAATCAGTAATTCTTGATGCTGTTTTAAAAGAAAACATTGATGCCCCTTATTCTTGCCAGGGCGGTGTATGTAGTAGCTGTATTGCCAAAGTAACGGAAGGAAAAGCTGAAATGGTTAAGAATCAAATCTTGACCGATAAGGAAATAGCGGACGGATTTATACTTACCTGCCAAGCACACCCAACTACACCTACAATTAAGGTAGACTATGATGATGTTTAG
- a CDS encoding DUF5687 family protein: MFKRFSSLQWKSFFRSSNLGKSLGIKIVMGFFGIYMLLSLAITGGGMYFLLKKIFPDVSPMWIVSQYFIYWILIELMLRYFMQKLPVMDIKPFLTTPVKKSTIAHYILGRSAASIYNLLTLFFIVPFAIVLIFNGYPVLNVLLWIVAIIAIVLSINYVNLLINKNDKVLIAIVSLLVLGYGLDYFGVFSIKEFFAPVFHALYAYPLTILIPIALALFTYYVNYKYLRDKIYLDAKLKSKSVEANTSDLAWTKRFGEMGSFLQLDLKMIWRNKRTKSQVYISLLFVFYGLVFYTVDVYSNMMPMKAFVGIFMTGIFLSNFGQFIPAWDSSYYSMMMSQNIPMRKYLESKVILITVSVVGMFLLTIPYVYFGWDALAINFGCALYNLGVNIPVILYFGSFNKKRIELDQSPFGNMQGASATQFLVMLPVLVVPIILFSIFYYIFNLEVAVGILSVLGIIGFAMKNYLLDLITEQYKRKKYGMIAGFKEKAS; this comes from the coding sequence ATGTTTAAACGATTTTCTTCCTTACAATGGAAATCTTTTTTTAGGTCCTCTAACCTTGGTAAAAGTCTGGGGATTAAAATAGTAATGGGTTTTTTTGGAATCTATATGCTACTTTCCCTTGCTATAACTGGTGGAGGAATGTACTTTCTTCTTAAAAAAATATTTCCAGATGTGAGTCCTATGTGGATTGTCAGTCAATATTTTATCTATTGGATTTTAATAGAGTTAATGCTGCGGTATTTTATGCAAAAGCTACCCGTAATGGATATAAAACCATTTTTGACCACACCGGTAAAGAAAAGCACTATTGCCCATTATATTTTAGGTAGATCGGCGGCATCTATCTATAATTTATTGACACTTTTCTTTATAGTGCCCTTTGCAATAGTTCTGATATTTAATGGCTACCCTGTATTAAACGTTTTACTATGGATCGTAGCTATCATTGCAATTGTGCTAAGCATTAATTACGTGAACCTACTAATAAACAAGAATGACAAGGTTCTTATTGCAATTGTGAGTTTGCTTGTTTTAGGGTACGGACTTGATTATTTCGGTGTGTTTTCAATAAAGGAATTTTTTGCTCCGGTTTTTCATGCACTTTATGCATATCCGTTAACAATATTGATTCCTATTGCACTGGCCTTATTCACGTATTATGTAAATTATAAATACCTACGGGACAAGATATATTTAGATGCAAAGCTTAAATCGAAATCAGTTGAAGCAAATACGTCAGATTTGGCTTGGACCAAACGTTTTGGCGAAATGGGGTCTTTTTTACAGCTTGATCTTAAAATGATCTGGCGTAATAAAAGAACTAAGTCACAAGTGTATATTTCCTTACTTTTTGTTTTTTATGGTTTGGTGTTTTATACGGTAGACGTCTATAGTAATATGATGCCAATGAAGGCCTTTGTAGGCATATTTATGACGGGTATTTTTTTAAGTAATTTTGGTCAATTTATACCAGCATGGGATAGTAGTTATTATAGTATGATGATGTCGCAAAATATACCCATGCGTAAGTATTTAGAATCTAAAGTTATATTAATTACTGTGAGTGTTGTAGGGATGTTTTTATTGACTATACCCTATGTTTACTTCGGTTGGGATGCTTTGGCAATCAATTTTGGTTGCGCATTATATAATTTGGGAGTAAATATACCGGTCATTTTATATTTTGGGTCCTTCAACAAAAAAAGAATTGAATTAGATCAAAGTCCGTTCGGGAATATGCAAGGTGCAAGTGCAACGCAATTTTTGGTAATGCTTCCGGTTTTGGTAGTTCCTATAATTTTATTTTCCATCTTTTATTACATCTTTAATTTAGAAGTGGCGGTTGGTATACTTTCAGTTTTGGGCATAATCGGTTTTGCCATGAAAAACTACTTATTGGATTTAATAACGGAACAATACAAGAGAAAAAAATACGGAATGATAGCGGGCTTTAAAGAAAAAGCAAGCTAG
- a CDS encoding T9SS type B sorting domain-containing protein — protein MAYCFGHQLQTGVAGLYNGIPLPDSDYWFKYVYSDNQIITGHFTLKR, from the coding sequence ATGGCTTACTGTTTTGGCCACCAGCTGCAAACTGGGGTAGCGGGGTTGTATAACGGAATTCCACTACCCGATTCAGATTACTGGTTTAAATATGTATATTCTGACAATCAAATAATTACAGGTCATTTTACTTTAAAACGATAA
- a CDS encoding ABC transporter ATP-binding protein, whose protein sequence is MITINNLSKKYGSQTVLNIETLNIPTGQSFGLVGNNGAGKTTLFSLLLDLIQPTTGHIINNEVQVNTSEDWKPFTSSFIDETFLIGYLTPEEYFYFIGDLRGQNKADVDALLAQYQDFFHGEILGQKKYLRDLSKGNQKKAGIVASFIGNPKVVILDEPFANLDPTTQIRLKQIIKELASQKDVTVLVSSHDLIHVTEVCERIVVLNKGEVVRDIETSTETLKELEVFFGAESAQVITE, encoded by the coding sequence ATGATTACAATAAATAATTTATCAAAAAAATACGGCTCGCAAACAGTATTAAATATCGAAACATTGAATATCCCAACGGGACAAAGTTTTGGATTAGTAGGAAATAATGGCGCAGGTAAAACAACGTTGTTCAGCTTGTTGTTAGATTTAATACAGCCAACTACAGGTCATATAATTAATAACGAAGTTCAAGTAAATACCAGTGAAGATTGGAAACCATTTACTTCATCTTTTATAGATGAAACTTTTTTAATAGGTTATTTAACTCCCGAGGAGTATTTCTACTTTATCGGTGACCTCCGCGGACAGAATAAAGCAGACGTAGATGCACTCTTAGCACAGTATCAAGATTTCTTTCACGGAGAAATTTTAGGTCAAAAGAAATATTTAAGAGATTTATCTAAAGGAAACCAAAAGAAAGCGGGTATTGTAGCTTCCTTTATTGGCAACCCAAAAGTGGTGATATTGGATGAACCTTTTGCAAACTTAGATCCAACCACCCAAATACGACTTAAACAAATTATTAAAGAATTGGCATCTCAAAAAGATGTAACCGTTTTGGTTTCTAGTCACGATTTAATTCACGTAACCGAAGTTTGCGAACGTATTGTAGTATTGAACAAGGGCGAAGTTGTTAGGGATATTGAAACATCTACCGAAACATTGAAAGAACTTGAAGTGTTTTTTGGTGCGGAAAGTGCTCAAGTAATTACAGAATAA
- a CDS encoding DUF6168 family protein produces the protein MLRKIITYIVVFLLVGTTSFFLHQFFLGNTAVNFIPLLQKAYIFHFFFSLVLLIFFQIFCEVDKIFQQLGFIYMGVLVFKIIVFTAIFYPQLLGENMLSRYYRASLLIPVIVFLPLEVIFISKLMQSKKA, from the coding sequence TTGCTCAGAAAAATAATTACATATATAGTCGTGTTCCTTTTAGTAGGCACGACTTCTTTTTTTTTACACCAATTTTTTTTAGGGAATACAGCTGTTAATTTTATTCCTCTATTACAAAAAGCATACATTTTTCATTTTTTCTTTTCCCTTGTTTTGCTGATATTTTTTCAAATATTTTGTGAAGTAGACAAAATATTTCAACAATTAGGATTCATTTATATGGGAGTACTCGTATTTAAGATAATAGTATTTACAGCTATTTTTTATCCGCAGCTTTTAGGAGAAAATATGTTATCCCGCTATTATAGGGCTTCCCTATTAATTCCAGTTATTGTATTTTTGCCGCTTGAAGTAATTTTCATTTCAAAATTGATGCAAAGCAAAAAAGCTTAA